The genomic region GTGCCTTGTCGTGGCAAGCGATGAGGTCTTGCGTCTTGGTGGTGGTCGTCACGCTGGACTCCGTGTTCGTGAGCTATTGGGGTGCGGGTTATGAGATCATTGTGCCCCGATGTGTGGGAAAAGAAAAACCCCGCGGCCGAGGCCGCGGGGCAAGGGGGGCGATCAGGATGAAGCACCCCGGGTCAAGGTAATGGTCAGACCATTTCCTTGAGGGGCTTGAGGGCACGGAGCTTGACGACCGTGGTGGCGGGCTTGGCGGAGATCTTGATTTCTTCGCCGGTGGCGGGGTTGCGGCCCATGCGAGCCTTGGTGGCCTTCTTCTTAAAGCGGACGATCTTGAGGAGTCCGGGGACGGTGAAGGCGCCGGAACCGCGTCCTGAGCCGACTTCCTTCTTGATGAGGGTTGTCATGGACTCGAAGACGGCGGCGACTTCTTTTTTCGCCAGGCCGGTTTCATCGGCGATGGCGGAGAAGAGCTGGGTCTTGGTGAGGGGTTTCTTTGCTGCGGCTTTAGCCATGGTTACGCTCCTTCGTTGGCTGCTTTGGGGCCCGCGTGCGTCCACTGTGGACGACTGATTCGAGTTCCCATCCGCCAAGGTTATCGCACCTTGGCGCGAGTTTCCTGTAGTTTTCCGTCTCAAATCTATCTGGGGCTCATTTTAGCCCTTGAATCACGGGCCTCCGAGCCCCGGACTGCGCAGAGACCTCCCTGGTACAGGGGCATCCTGG from Phycisphaeraceae bacterium harbors:
- a CDS encoding HU family DNA-binding protein — encoded protein: MAKAAAKKPLTKTQLFSAIADETGLAKKEVAAVFESMTTLIKKEVGSGRGSGAFTVPGLLKIVRFKKKATKARMGRNPATGEEIKISAKPATTVVKLRALKPLKEMV